In one Rutidosis leptorrhynchoides isolate AG116_Rl617_1_P2 chromosome 8, CSIRO_AGI_Rlap_v1, whole genome shotgun sequence genomic region, the following are encoded:
- the LOC139863854 gene encoding probable serine/threonine-protein kinase PBL11 has translation MATPQPANPPFSNENLHSSIVNNIYIWVIVALCSLTLFVGVVLCLCNKKKVLDGFKRLIENKKDKMDAKELMLRKFQVQELEIATNNFSKDYLIGSGAFGNVYKGTFDGDITLAIKRARDDSYTSTHEFRNGTKGVQILVYEYVPNGSLLEHIVGRERKPLTWRQRVTIAIQAAKGIAHLHEGIKPSIIHRDIKPSNILIGEGFEAKVSDFGLVRTGPIGDNSYVSSQIKGTPGYLDPAYCTSYHLSPFSDVYSFGVILLQLIAARPAVDSNRKSSSHHIIEWARPHLERGNVEEILDTNLLLECNMDIMLKMGLLGLRCVAKEPKERPTMTQVYKELEAALWSANSIDPRQLPPRPLEAHIGGGSLKLRDHEVTDHDTSVSLDGFGLQRFRVDMESLSFQSTSMRCLEVDSVIFDVDDDGKAVDEEMSLCMDDYSIPRD, from the exons ATGGCAACACCACAGCCTGCAAACCCACCATTTTCGAATGAAAACCTTCACAGTTCGATCGTAAACAACATATATATATGGGTAATAGTTGCGTTGTGTAGTCTCACCCTCTTTGTTGGAGTTGTGTTATGTTTATGTAATAAGAAGAAGGTTTTAGACGGATTCAAGCGACTAATTGAGAACAAGAAAG ataagatggATGCTAAAGAATTGATGTTGAGGAAATTTCAAGTGCAAGAGCTCGAAATTGCTACAAACAATTTCTCAAAAGATTATCTGATAGGATCCGGTGCGTTTGGAAATGTGTACAAAGGAACCTTCGATGGAGATATAACTCTAGCCATCAAGAGGGCTCGCGATGATTCCTATACAAGCACACATGAATTCCGAAATG GAACGAAGGGAGTACAAATATTGGTTTATGAATACGTCCCGAATGGCTCTTTGCTTGAACATATTGTGG GCAGGGAAAGAAAGCCCTTAACATGGAGGCAAAGAGTAACCATAGCCATCCAAGCTGCTAAAG GCATTGCTCATCTGCATGAAGGAATTAAACCAAGTATAATCCATCGAGACATAAAGCCGAGCAATATTCTCATTGGAGAGGGGTTTGAGGCCAAAGTTTCAGATTTTGGGCTAGTAAGAACCGGCCCAATTGGGGATAATTCGTATGTTAGTAGTCAAATTAAAGGCACACCGGGTTATCTTGACCCGGCATATTGTACAAGTTACCATTTGAGCCCGTTTAGTGATGTTTATAGCTTTGGAGTTATTCTTTTACAACTCATTGCGGCTCGACCTGCCGTTGACTCGAACAGGAAAAGCTCTAGCCATCACATTATCGAATGG GCAAGGCCTCATCTCGAGCGAGGCAACGTTGAAGAAATATTGGATACAAATCTGTTACTAGAATGTAACATGGATATCATGCTTAAAATGGGGCTATTGGGCCTAAGATGTGTAGCCAAAGAGCCCAAAGAAAGGCCTACCATGACTCAAGTATACAAAGAGTTGGAGGCAGCTCTCTGGTCAGCTAATAGCATCGACCCCCGCCAACTGCCGCCACGCCCACTGGAAGCACACATAGGTGGTGGATCGTTGAAGCTTCGGGATCATGAGGTGACAGATCACGATACTTCAGTGAGCCTAGATGGCTTTGGGCTTCAAAGATTTCGAGTAGACATGGAAAGTTTATCTTTTCAAAGCACAAGCATGAGATGTTTAGAAGTTGATAGTGTCATttttgatgttgatgatgatggtaaaGCTGTCGATGAGGAGATGAGCCTTTGTATGGATGATTATAGTATTCCTCGAGATTGA
- the LOC139862928 gene encoding probable protein phosphatase 2C 46, translating into MLSKLIIILKACWLPSSDRYDNTGSDVVGRQEGLLWYKDFGKHINGEYSMAVVQANMLLEDQSQIESGSLSYLDSGPYGTFIGVYDGHGGPETSRYVNDHLFQNLKRFATEENSMSMDVIRKAFHATEEGFLSIVAKQWTVKPQLAAVGSCCLVGLICNGTLYIANAGDSRAVLGKTVKATGEVIGIQLSTEHNASIESVRQELHSLHPDDPQIVVLKHNVWRVKGLIQISRSIGDVYLKKAEFNREPLYAKFRLRDPIKRPILTADPVISMHEIEPSDQFVIFASDGLWEHLSNQDAVNIVQNHPHNGSARRLLKTALQEAAKKREMRYTDLKKIDRGVRRHFHDDITVVVIFLDSNLVSRASSSKGPTLSLRGGGVNLSGKSMTAPPSTA; encoded by the exons ATGTTATCAAAATTGATAATCATATTAAAAGCCTGCTGGCTGCCATCATCGGACCGTTATGATAATACCGGTTCGGATGTTGTGGGCCGGCAGGAAGGACTTCTTTGGTATAAAGATTTTGGAAAACACATTAATGGTGAGTACTCAATGGCTGTGGTTCAGGCCAATATGTTGCTTGAAGATCAAAGCCAGATTGAATCAGGCTCATTAAGTTATCTTGATTCGGGTCCATACGGGACCTTCATTGGTGTTTATGATGGTCATGGTGGACCTGAAACTTCTCGATATGTCAATGATCATCTTTTTCAGAATCTAAAAA GATTTGCTACTGAAGAAAACTCGATGTCTATGGATGTGATTCGTAAAGCGTTTCATGCTACAGAGGAAGGTTTTTTATCGATTGTTGCTAAACAATGGACTGTGAAACCGCAATTAGCAGCAGTTGGATCATGCTGTTTAGTTGGTCTTATCTGCAACGGTACTCTTTACATTGCTAACGCTGGTGACTCGCGTGCTGTTTTAGGTAAAACCGTAAAGGCAACGGGTGAGGTTATTGGTATTCAACTGTCAACGGAACATAATGCGAGTATAGAATCAGTTAGACAAGAGCTTCATAGTTTGCATCCCGATGATCCTCAAATCGTAGTATTGAAACATAATGTATGGCGTGTTAAAGGGCTCATACAG ATATCGAGATCTATAGGTGACGTATACCTAAAAAAGGCGGAATTTAATAGGGAACCGTTGTATGCTAAGTTTCGTCTTCGTGACCCGATCAAAAGGCCAATACTTACAGCTGATCCGGTGATATCGATGCATGAAATCGAACCAAGTGATCAGTTTGTCATATTTGCATCAGATGGTCTTTGGGAACATCTTAGCAATCAGGATGCTGTTAATATAGTGCAAAATCACCCACACAAT GGGAGTGCTAGGAGACTTTTGAAAACGGCGTTACAGGAGGCAGCAAAAAAGAGAGAGATGAGGTACACAGATTTAAAGAAAATCGACAGGGGAGTAAGGCGCCATTTCCACGACGATATTACAGTTGTAGTTATATTTCTAGACTCGAATCTAGTCAGCAGAGCGAGTTCCTCGAAAGGTCCTACTTTGTCTCTCAGAGGTGGTGGGGTCAACCTCTCGGGAAAATCTATGACGGCACCACCGTCAACTGCCTAG